CCCGCCTGGCCGCGCGTCCGGGTTGGCGGCGAGTCGCCCAGATGATCGAGGATGGCGAGGCCGACCTGATCGTTGCCTGGCACCTGGACCGGGTGACCCGTTCCATGAAGGATCTGGAGTCCCTCATCGATCTGGCGATCGACAAGGGCATCGGGTTGGCCACCGCGACCGGGGACATTGACCTGACGACCGACGTGGGTCGGATGGTCGCCCGCATCCTGGCAGCCGTTGCCTCGGCAGAGACCGAGCGCAAGGCTGAGCGGCAGATCCTCACCAACGACCAGCGGGTGCAGGAGGGTCGACCGCAGTGGATCAGGCGACCCTTCGGGTACAACCCCGACGGCACCCTGCGCGAGGACGAGGCGGCGGCCGTCAAGAAGGCGTACCACGACGTGCTCGATGGAAAGCCGCTGTCTGCCATCGCCCGAGAGTGGAACGAGGCAGGGTTCACCACGTCGGCCCCGAACCCGGAGACCGTCCGCACCCGGTCACCGCGGACGCGGAACTACAGCCCCACGGGGAGATGGAACAACGTGGCTGTTCGGTTTCTGTTGCGCAACCCCCGCAACATCGCCAAGTCGACCCTGTACGGGGAGGTGATGGGTGAGGGGAAGTGGTCCCCGATCGTGGATGAGCCGACCTGGCGGGCCGTAGATCGTCGTCTGGCCGACCGAGAGCGGCCCGACTCGAACTGGGGGAAGCTGGCCAACCTACTGTCCGGCATTGCAAGTTGCTCCGTCTGCGAGGCACCGATGGGTGCGACCCGGCGACCGACGGCGGAAGAGAGCATCTACGTCTGCAAGGGCAGGGGGGACCGGCCCGAGCTGGGCCGTGGGCACTGCTCCATCGGTATCGAGTTCGCCGATAGGTCGGTGGTGCGCCGGCTGGTGCAACGGCTGGAGATTACCGGCCGGGTTGCGTTCAAGCCGCAGCCGCCAGTCGTCGACGTCGCGCCCATGATGCAGCGAGAAGCCGAGATCA
This genomic stretch from Micromonospora krabiensis harbors:
- a CDS encoding recombinase family protein, producing MTPVTRTIKSTARRRAMKAASPGTTARRAVLYLRMSMDLTGEGAGLDRQEQACRALALARGWEVVAVIDDTISATTTRLAARPGWRRVAQMIEDGEADLIVAWHLDRVTRSMKDLESLIDLAIDKGIGLATATGDIDLTTDVGRMVARILAAVASAETERKAERQILTNDQRVQEGRPQWIRRPFGYNPDGTLREDEAAAVKKAYHDVLDGKPLSAIAREWNEAGFTTSAPNPETVRTRSPRTRNYSPTGRWNNVAVRFLLRNPRNIAKSTLYGEVMGEGKWSPIVDEPTWRAVDRRLADRERPDSNWGKLANLLSGIASCSVCEAPMGATRRPTAEESIYVCKGRGDRPELGRGHCSIGIEFADRSVVRRLVQRLEITGRVAFKPQPPVVDVAPMMQREAEISQLMAELVEDRTAGLIDRAALVTGTAKLRVELAEIQAELAKAGGHGSAKVIDIEAAYDEFDAMDLGEQRAVLRDAFDAIVMRPRGRGRPKSGEPTWKADLIEVTFSQAWS